In Pygocentrus nattereri isolate fPygNat1 chromosome 19, fPygNat1.pri, whole genome shotgun sequence, the sequence ACAGTTATGTGATGAAAGTCAACATTGACTAATTGCTGATGACATTATGAAGAAAACCACAGGAGAAGGCAATGCTTTACAACACGCAACTTCAAAAATACAGGATACAGCCAAACTCCACAGGTCAGCAGAGCATGACATAATGCCCTTTCCAGCCAACCCTGGATTGCATCACTCGCCTTCAGGGAACCGGAGACATGGACCCTGAAAATTTGGAAAATTTGTCTCCAACTTGGGCGCACCCTAGGCGGTGCTGCCGGGATGCTCGCCCGCAGTAAAGGTCCAGAGGACCAGAGAAATGTAGAACACGGTAACTCAGCAAAAATATGAGTAACCAGCTTTAAACTTTACAGGATTATAGGCCTTTATGCCTCCTCTCCAGTGACACAGATAATGAGCTTTAGTATCTGATCTTTGAATCACTATAGATTGTGTAGAAATTTTATAACAAAACCAAACTCCGGAGGTCAGTAGAGCGTGATGAGGCCATTCCAACAAGCTTTTAGGAAACCAGGAAACTGAGGAGTCCTTGTTGAGCGTCACAATCATTTGATTAGCAAATAGTCGATGTCACCACTGATCAGTAAAGTGATTGACTCATTTTACAGGGGGCTGGCTGGCGTACACGAGCCAGGCTCTGTGACTTTTAAAAATCAAAGTGAAAATTGCTCTGTTCAATAATTTCTTATGATGCCAACAACTTTTCAAGTCTAGTTGGTAGTTTGTTTAGTGATTGGTTCTGTGGGGTAGATGAAGACTTAAATGGGACTTCTTAGGGTAGAAATGGGTGCAAGCAAAACGATAAAAATACTAGCTTGATTCATGGGAATGCTGCCAGTTTAGTGAAATGCAGTTTTGTAGTATCCCTCTCAAGCTCACCTGTGAAGACCTATACAAGTACTGTGTATTCTGGGAGAGTTAATCATGCCCCATTTTGAAAAAGACGCAGCAGGATGTTTTCCAGTTGGGTTCACAATTCACAGGACGCAGCCTCCGGCAGCAGAGTACAATAACAAGTGATGGAACAGCTGGAATATGCATTGGAATACTGCCTTTTATTTCTAATAATTCAGACagtattttggaaaatggtgAAGCCCACTAAATCGCACTGGGGAAGGGGCTGAAACGGTGGTCGCGACAGCTGAaaagaaatgcagaaatgaTAACTCTCCAGTTTCCTTTTTGCTGCGTAGTGTTACTTTTCGAAGGCCTGCTGGGATTAGTGTTTGGACGAGAGACACTCATGTCAAAGTCCTTAAACGTCAATGCCATGTGGCAAAAAAGCAAACAGTGCATACAAATGGGCTTCACATTTCATTTCTCACCATAAGAGAGATCAAAAGGAgagtttaaaatgtgcattaccATCATACAAACGGACAGCTAATCATTGCTGATTCATAGAAaaggtacatttttatttatttaatttttataaaaGAGTCAAGTTGAATCATGAGTAGTTACATCAATTCCTTAAATCTGTTTATCCATAACCAAGTAATGCAAACAGTAAACATCATTTACAAGCAAATGTCTGACACTTGGcatccccccaccccaccaaAACATTTGTATTTTGTACTCTTTTCTCTGTTGACACTGCTCCAATAGGATGTCGGTCCCATAGTAGGGCGGAAATGATTTACTGAGTATTTATCTTCTGAGATACACCCAGCAAAGAGGTTGTGCTGCTGTGTCTACACAGATTTTATCCACAGACTCGTATTCCTGTGCTCTCgcttgttgttttgtttagctTTAGGCTTTTGCGAGGACTCAAAATCCTGATGCTGTTCCATCTGGAAGTGTTGATCAATACTTTGGTTATAACTCACCAAGAATCTCATCGCGGTAGCAACAAAAGTTTTGGATACAGGATTCCAGTATTACTATAGGAATGGGTGATACAGCCAAAACAGTCACAGTACCTCTGCTGTATATTTACCTAATACTTATGTTTGGTTTGGGGAAAACAAGAACCATTAGCACTAAAAATACGACCACAACTGtaacatttttattcaacattttacatacGGCAGTTAATCATGCTGAATTATGTTCTCTGTAATGACGCAGGCAGCTGTTCTTGTTATGGTCGATATTCACGAAATGCTCAGAAAAAATATAATGTGATAGTTGTAACATTTCTTTTGGATAATGGCGACTGCTGTCGTAGTGTCTGCTGTGTATACTTGGCTCTTGCTGGCTTTTATTCCTCAGCAatagtggaactgataaaatggacacgtTCTCTCAGTTTTAGTTCCGTAAGGCCATGATGTCACTGTCAGGGTGTAAGAGAACAGATGAATTCAGTTCTAGCTCTGCAGAGTGGCTCTATTGTTTAGTGCCTGACGCATCATCACAAGCAGGGTGGGAGCAGGGCGTCCCTGTcctgtatgtatgtttatgtgtattGTTCACTTGTTTCATTATAATATACTGAAATACTGCttgtgcctttttttctttgtcttttctttttttttcttacccaGATCAACTTTACCTTTCACTTCCTTCCTCTTGGATTTTGAGAGATGGCGGCCAACAAACCCAAGGGACAGAACTCTCTGGCCCTGCACAAAGTGATTATGGTGGGCAGCGGCGGCGTGGGCAAATCTGCACTTACGCTGCAGTTCATGTATGACGAGGTAAGACTTCTGTGGGCTCATATTGCTTGAAATACTGGTGAGATGTTACCATTGTTTGTGTCCACATATAACACTGCACACACTGtgttcccaaccctggtcctggagcacactctgctctgcacattttggtGTGATCAAGTTAATAAActaatatagtgtgtgtatcagAACAaggaaagcactaaaatgtgctgaGCAGTGGGTGCTCCAATACCAGCACTGGGAACATGTGCTCTAACCGGACCCTCTTTCTACCTTTCTCAGTTTGTGGAGGACTATGAGCCCACTAAAGCTGACAGCTACAGAAAAAAAGTAGTTCTAGATGGAGAGGAGGTCCAAATTGACATACTGGACACAGCTGGTCAGGAAGACTACGCTGCCATTCGGGACAACTACTTCCGCAGTGGGGAGGGATTCCTCTGTGTTTTCTCCATCACAGAATCGGAGTCTTTTGCTGCAACCGCTGACTTCAGGTTGGAAAAACACTTTCAAACTCGATATCTGTTATAAAATAATGAGGCATACCCAAACATAACCACAGAGTTTGAGTTTGTCCGTATACTTTCCACATACTGTTGTCGTCAAGTTACTGAATGGCTAATTAGTACAGATTTTTTCAGCCACGGCTGAGGCAGTCAATCTGCAGCAAATACTTGACACAGATTGAGGCTGTAACagaacaaaaatgcagattttcAAGTGGCTTATAAGAACTCTTGGTAAACTACTTCTATAAGGTAGTCTCTGTTTCTCAGAGAGCAGATCCTGCGGGTTAAGGAGGATGAAAACGTGCCCTTCCTGCTGGTTGGAAATAAGTCAGATCTGGAAGACCGGCGACAGGTGGGAGTGGAGGAGGCCAAGGCCCGTGCCAATCAGTGGGAAGTTAGCTACGTGGAGACCTCTGCCAAAACACGTGCCAACGTGGACAAGGTATGCAAGACAAACGGACCTCCTGCATCATTTGTTCCTGACTGGGTAACAGTGGCTGTgcttacatgcaaagatttttgccagtctgattgaatacattccgattacagatgaagactgatgtgtttatatgctcactctaaAGCTAATCTGctggaaaatctttgtttacttgTACGCTATAAGTAATCTGACCGAAAATGACGTGCATGCaccacttagagtaaacgttaccgtGACGGTGAACATCACATGGTCCAGTGAGATGAGTTTTCAGTTGGcacgcttgtgtttttaattactttaaaatagactcagaaaaacattctttgtgtcctaattaaagaaggctgagaggaagacgtcgagttctgagacacattaaaagacggcggtgtgATGGACGTCCAGTttaagatcagagcataaacttcatctcctctgcagaccagtttctgctcccgccacgctgaacgttataaactttAGCCAGAGCCTCAGAGTTCTCTGCTTTCGCTATGACGTGATGCACAATGGCCGAATGTACTTACACTTTCCAATTGGAAATGTACTCAGACACAGGTGTTTagacggctattattcttctatttaatggattatttacaggattacccacctcgttcaatcgtgTGGAatttgtattctgaatggcttcaatcagactagactattccgattaaGGTGTGTACACGGACGCACTCTATTCtgattagtcagattattaacagattattaggctgcatgtaaatgtggctagtgAGAAATGAACACTGAATTTCTTATTGGTACAACTCCAGAGATGCATCTGGCGTTTTAGGGAGTCTCACTAAATTTTATTTTGTGGTTGTTACAGGTGTTTTTCGACCTTATGCGACAAATCAGAGCTAGGAAAATGGAGGATGGCAAAGAGAAgaatgggaaaaagaaaagaaagagtttGGCAAATAGGATTCGAGAGAGATGCTGTGTTCTATAATGACTGTGTCTGCACACGGTGACGCCAAGTCCTCCAAACTCTTCTTTTTTCTGCCTCCTACTCGTTTTCCTCAAGGCTAATCAGCATCTTGTTTCATTTCGCATCTTTTTGCAAAGTACTGAGGGACATAAACAGGTATATATACAAGTTTGCTGAACAGAAAGATATCCACAACTTGGAAGGTCCCAACGAGGAAGCTGCTTAAGACCAAGACCAAGACTGAATGCTTCTTACGCAGCAGACGACTGCTACGATGCCATTTCATTTCAATCTTTAAATGTACTGTACATAGGCCATATAATGTGGAGCTGCTGCATATGATTGTAATTTCTGGTTTTCAAGAAGACTGAGGTCCTTATTCTTCCATGACAAATCTACAGCATGAATCCAAAAACTACACAGCTTTTCAGGCCAGCATGCATCTGTGTGATGGGTACACCCTAGTGGAAGAAAATCCGGCTGTCCTGCTAAAATTAGCCTCTCTTGTCAACTTGGGTCATTTCTTCCTCTGCAGGCCCCTCGCAGTTCCAatgctgttttgtgttcagTAGGTCTACATACCAAAGACTGGTAGTATAAGTCTTCAAACAAAAATACTTCAGTTTGTTATAAGCCAGTGATTGGGAAATGGTACTGCAGATGTTTTAACTTTAGTAAATCAGTGCCTTCACATTTTACTGCTTAAATATAATCAGTGGTGACTAATTCCAGCCCCAGAGGTCCAGagttgggcacaatttggagaTTCTTACTCTAACCCCCCTTGATAAACTAAATTATGTATTGAATATGATTAATTTGAGGAAAGATCCCAAACTCTGCAAGTGTCCAGGCCTCAAGTACTGAAGTTGGGCATGCTTGCTTGCTTTTAAAGGAACGTTCCACCATTTGTTAAACATTTCTGTATGATTGAATGGCTGGGATTTAAAGTCATTACATACAGACCCCTGATGACAACATCATttatgcatggccatgacttagtaagccgtgatcccgttcccacgccttactaagtcgtggccacgcattattttttatttatacaggatgtcagcAGCAGGGCTCTGTAATTCGGGGtagtctgatgtgaaatgccccATTTAGAGTAACACAGAACTGTTCAGCTATGTGAAGCTAAATGCCATCACCTTGCAGACAATTATTACATGACATGGGGTCAAATACCTGATGGCATAGACACTGTTTGATGATAGTTTGAACATGAGGTTTTGGCCCATTTAAGTCTGTTCATAGTG encodes:
- the ralab gene encoding v-ral simian leukemia viral oncogene homolog Ab (ras related), with the protein product MAANKPKGQNSLALHKVIMVGSGGVGKSALTLQFMYDEFVEDYEPTKADSYRKKVVLDGEEVQIDILDTAGQEDYAAIRDNYFRSGEGFLCVFSITESESFAATADFREQILRVKEDENVPFLLVGNKSDLEDRRQVGVEEAKARANQWEVSYVETSAKTRANVDKVFFDLMRQIRARKMEDGKEKNGKKKRKSLANRIRERCCVL